The Sulfuriferula thiophila genomic sequence TTATTTCCTGCGAGTTTCGCGATCTTGATTTCTATTGGGGCATGTTCAACTTGGCGTTATTTTTCAACTGCAAGTTTGAACGCTGCACATTTCGGGGTACATCATTTGCTGGTTGTCGGTTCATGGAATCCACGTTTGCTGACTGTCGTTTCCTGAAAGATAATCTTGCTGCCCCGTGTGACGCACCGGACACTAAACTTTTCGCTTGTAGCGCAGAGAACTGTGAGGGATGGAATGAGTTGTTCGACAATCGTGTACCCTAATAGACGTTAGAACTCAATGCAAATAATCGCATATTTCACAATATTATTTATCTACGTTTGTATCGCGTGTATTGCGGTTGCACTTTGCTTAATAGTTGCCGTTTCGTCATCTCGCAGAAATATTGCTAAGCGCATTGCTGGGGGCATTGTTGGCTCTTTTCCAGGAGTTTTTTTGTTTCAAGCCTTGTCCATGCCATTTGTAATAGCGGCTCTCTTGTTGTGCTTGGGGCTAAATCAAGTTATCGGTGAGCTGAGTGGTGCATCACAAGTTATTTATGCT encodes the following:
- a CDS encoding pentapeptide repeat-containing protein, giving the protein LLKHNHYFGTWMPYWEVGVHSITLGKFMLHEGETYREAKQVKDVLASRDAMFRYCSFESANLEGGDFDDVFISCEFRDLDFYWGMFNLALFFNCKFERCTFRGTSFAGCRFMESTFADCRFLKDNLAAPCDAPDTKLFACSAENCEGWNELFDNRVP